Proteins encoded in a region of the Pseudomonas syringae KCTC 12500 genome:
- the rpsC gene encoding 30S ribosomal protein S3 yields MGQKVHPIGIRLGIVKEHTSVWYADGRTYADYLFADLKVREYLQDKLKSASVSRIDIHRPAQTARITIHTARPGIVIGKKGEDVEKLRQDLTKQMGVPVHINIEEIRKPELDGMLVAQSVAQQLERRVMFRRAMKRAVQNAMRIGAKGIKIQVSGRLGGAEIARTEWYREGRVPLHTLRADIDYANYEAHTTYGVIGVKVWIFKGEVIGGRQEELKPQAPAPRKKAAK; encoded by the coding sequence ATGGGTCAGAAAGTACATCCCATTGGCATTCGCCTGGGAATCGTCAAGGAGCACACCTCCGTCTGGTACGCAGACGGTCGGACTTATGCGGACTATTTGTTCGCTGATCTGAAAGTGCGTGAGTACCTCCAAGACAAATTAAAAAGCGCGTCCGTCAGCCGTATCGATATCCATCGTCCGGCTCAGACAGCACGTATCACCATCCACACCGCTCGTCCAGGTATCGTTATCGGGAAGAAAGGTGAAGATGTTGAGAAACTGCGTCAGGACCTGACCAAGCAAATGGGTGTGCCTGTGCACATCAATATCGAAGAGATCCGTAAGCCGGAGCTCGACGGTATGCTGGTTGCGCAGAGCGTAGCTCAGCAGCTGGAGCGTCGCGTAATGTTCCGTCGCGCTATGAAGCGCGCTGTTCAGAACGCCATGCGCATTGGTGCCAAAGGCATCAAAATCCAAGTGAGCGGTCGTCTCGGCGGTGCTGAAATCGCACGTACTGAATGGTATCGCGAAGGTCGTGTGCCACTGCACACCCTGCGTGCCGACATCGACTATGCCAACTACGAAGCTCACACCACTTACGGTGTGATCGGTGTAAAGGTTTGGATCTTCAAAGGCGAAGTAATTGGTGGTCGCCAAGAAGAACTGAAACCACAAGCACCAGCGCCTCGTAAAAAAGCTGCTAAGTAA
- the rpsJ gene encoding 30S ribosomal protein S10: MQNQQIRIRLKAFDHRLIDQSTQEIVETAKRTGAQVRGPIPLPTRKERFTVLVSPHVNKDARDQYEIRTHKRVLDIVQPTEKTVDALMKLDLAAGVEVQISLG, encoded by the coding sequence ATGCAAAACCAGCAAATCCGTATCAGGTTGAAGGCTTTTGACCATCGCCTGATCGACCAATCAACCCAGGAAATCGTGGAAACCGCGAAACGTACTGGTGCACAGGTGCGTGGTCCGATTCCACTGCCGACTCGTAAAGAGCGGTTCACCGTTCTGGTTTCTCCGCACGTCAACAAAGACGCGCGCGACCAGTATGAGATCCGTACTCACAAGCGTGTTCTGGACATTGTCCAGCCAACGGAAAAAACCGTTGATGCGCTTATGAAGCTTGATCTTGCGGCCGGTGTGGAAGTTCAGATCAGCCTCGGCTAA
- the tuf gene encoding elongation factor Tu, whose product MAKEKFDRSLPHVNVGTIGHVDHGKTTLTAALTRVCSEVFGSAAVEFDKIDSAPEEKARGITINTAHVEYKSLIRHYAHVDCPGHADYVKNMITGAAQMDGAILVCSAADGPMPQTREHILLSRQVGVPYIVVFLNKADLVDDAELLELVEMEVRDLLSTYDFPGDDTPIIIGSARMALEGKDDNEMGTTAVRKLVETLDSYIPEPVRVTDKPFLMPIEDVFSISGRGTVVTGRIERGIVKVQDPLEIVGLRDTTVTTCTGVEMFRKLLDEGRAGENCGVLLRGTKRDDVERGQVLVKPGSVKPHTQFEAEIYVLSKEEGGRHTPFFKGYRPQFYFRTTDVTGSCELPEGVEMVMPGDNVKVSVTLIKPIAMEDGLRFAIREGGRTVGAGVVAKIIA is encoded by the coding sequence GTGGCTAAAGAAAAATTTGATCGTTCCCTCCCGCACGTCAACGTTGGCACCATTGGTCACGTTGACCACGGTAAAACCACGCTGACCGCTGCTCTGACTCGCGTCTGCTCCGAAGTTTTCGGTTCGGCTGCTGTTGAATTCGACAAGATCGACAGCGCACCGGAAGAAAAAGCTCGTGGTATTACCATCAATACCGCGCACGTCGAATACAAATCGTTGATCCGTCACTACGCTCACGTTGACTGCCCAGGTCACGCTGACTACGTGAAGAACATGATCACTGGTGCTGCCCAGATGGACGGCGCGATTCTGGTTTGTTCGGCCGCTGATGGTCCGATGCCACAAACCCGTGAGCACATCCTGCTGTCCCGTCAGGTTGGCGTTCCGTACATCGTGGTCTTCCTGAACAAGGCTGACCTGGTAGACGACGCTGAGCTGCTGGAACTGGTTGAGATGGAAGTGCGCGATCTGCTGAGCACTTACGACTTCCCAGGCGACGACACTCCGATCATCATCGGTTCTGCTCGTATGGCTCTGGAAGGTAAAGACGACAACGAAATGGGCACCACTGCCGTTCGTAAACTGGTTGAAACACTGGACTCGTACATTCCAGAACCAGTTCGTGTTACCGACAAGCCGTTCCTGATGCCAATCGAAGACGTGTTCTCGATCTCCGGTCGCGGTACTGTTGTGACTGGTCGTATTGAGCGCGGTATCGTCAAGGTTCAGGATCCACTGGAAATCGTTGGTCTGCGTGACACTACCGTCACCACCTGCACCGGTGTTGAAATGTTCCGCAAACTGCTCGACGAAGGTCGTGCTGGCGAGAACTGCGGCGTGCTGCTGCGCGGCACCAAGCGTGACGACGTTGAGCGTGGCCAGGTTCTGGTCAAGCCAGGCAGCGTCAAGCCGCACACTCAGTTCGAAGCTGAAATCTACGTTCTGAGCAAGGAAGAAGGCGGTCGTCACACTCCGTTCTTCAAAGGCTACCGTCCACAGTTCTACTTCCGTACTACCGACGTAACTGGTAGCTGCGAACTGCCGGAAGGCGTAGAAATGGTTATGCCAGGTGATAACGTTAAAGTTTCCGTTACCCTGATCAAGCCAATCGCAATGGAAGATGGTCTGCGTTTCGCAATCCGTGAAGGCGGTCGTACCGTCGGCGCTGGCGTCGTAGCCAAAATCATCGCTTAA
- the rplB gene encoding 50S ribosomal protein L2, which produces MAIVKCKPTSPGRRFVVKVVNQELHKGAPHAPLLEKKSKSGGRNNNGRITTRHIGGGHKQHYRLVDFRRNDKDGIAATVERIEYDPNRTAHIALLLYADGERRYIIAPKGVSAGDQLIAGALAPIKPGNALQLRNIPVGSTVHGIELKPGKGAQIARSAGASAQLIAREGVYVTLRLRSGEMRKVLSECRATLGEVSNSEHSLRSLGKAGAKRWRGVRPTVRGVAMNPVDHPHGGGEGRTSGGRHPVSPWGFPTKGAKTRGNKRTDKMIVRRRK; this is translated from the coding sequence ATGGCAATCGTTAAATGCAAACCGACTTCCCCTGGCCGCCGTTTTGTGGTCAAGGTGGTCAACCAGGAGCTGCATAAAGGCGCTCCTCACGCACCGCTGCTCGAGAAAAAATCGAAGTCTGGTGGTCGTAACAACAATGGTCGTATTACTACCCGTCATATCGGTGGTGGCCATAAACAGCATTATCGTCTGGTCGACTTCCGTCGCAACGACAAGGATGGCATCGCTGCCACCGTCGAGCGTATCGAATACGATCCAAACCGTACTGCTCACATTGCTCTGCTGCTTTACGCAGACGGCGAGCGCCGCTACATCATTGCCCCTAAAGGCGTGAGTGCTGGCGACCAGCTGATTGCAGGTGCTCTGGCACCAATCAAGCCGGGCAACGCTCTTCAACTGCGCAACATTCCAGTTGGTAGCACCGTACACGGCATCGAACTGAAGCCAGGTAAAGGCGCACAGATCGCTCGTTCCGCTGGTGCCTCGGCACAGCTGATCGCTCGTGAAGGTGTGTACGTGACCCTGCGTCTTCGCTCCGGTGAAATGCGTAAAGTACTGTCTGAGTGCCGTGCAACGCTGGGCGAAGTCTCGAACTCCGAGCACAGCCTACGTTCGCTGGGTAAAGCGGGTGCCAAACGCTGGCGTGGCGTTCGCCCAACCGTTCGTGGTGTTGCCATGAACCCGGTTGACCACCCACATGGTGGTGGTGAAGGTCGTACCTCTGGTGGTCGTCATCCGGTATCGCCGTGGGGCTTCCCGACTAAGGGCGCGAAGACTCGTGGTAATAAGCGTACCGACAAAATGATCGTCCGTCGTCGCAAGTAA
- the rplD gene encoding 50S ribosomal protein L4, protein MQLNVNDAQAIEVSELTFGGEFNETLVHQAVVAYMAGGRQGSKQQKTRSDVRGGGKRPWRQKGTGRARAGTIRSPIWRGGGTTFAARPQDHTQKLNKKMYRAALRSILAELVRTDRLVVVQDFAVEAPKTKDLLNKLTGMGLTDVLIVSDAVDQNLYLAARNLPHVDVRDVQGSDPVSLIAYDKVLITVSAVKKFEELLG, encoded by the coding sequence ATGCAATTAAATGTAAATGACGCTCAGGCAATCGAAGTTTCCGAACTGACATTTGGCGGCGAATTCAACGAGACGCTGGTTCACCAGGCAGTCGTGGCCTACATGGCTGGCGGTCGTCAGGGTAGCAAGCAGCAAAAGACCCGTTCCGACGTTCGTGGTGGCGGTAAGCGCCCTTGGCGTCAGAAAGGTACTGGCCGTGCTCGTGCCGGTACTATCCGTAGCCCAATCTGGCGTGGCGGCGGTACCACTTTCGCAGCTCGTCCTCAGGATCACACTCAGAAGCTCAACAAGAAGATGTATCGCGCTGCTCTGCGCTCCATCCTTGCTGAACTGGTTCGTACTGATCGTTTGGTCGTGGTTCAGGACTTCGCTGTTGAAGCACCGAAAACCAAAGATTTGCTGAACAAGCTGACTGGCATGGGCCTGACTGACGTCCTGATCGTGTCTGACGCTGTTGACCAGAATCTGTACCTGGCTGCTCGTAACCTGCCGCACGTTGATGTACGTGACGTTCAAGGTTCCGATCCAGTTAGTCTGATCGCATACGACAAAGTGTTGATCACTGTGTCGGCCGTGAAGAAATTCGAGGAGCTGCTGGGATGA
- the rplX gene encoding 50S ribosomal protein L24, whose product MQKIRRDDEIIVIAGKDKGKRGKVLKVLADDRLVVGGINLVKRHTKPNPMSGVQGGIVEKEAPMHASNVAIFNGATNKADRVGFKVEDGKKIRVFKSTQKAVDA is encoded by the coding sequence ATGCAAAAGATTCGTCGTGACGACGAGATCATCGTGATCGCCGGCAAAGACAAAGGTAAGCGCGGTAAGGTGCTCAAGGTTCTCGCTGACGACCGTTTGGTCGTTGGTGGGATCAACCTGGTAAAGCGTCATACCAAGCCAAACCCGATGTCGGGCGTACAGGGCGGTATCGTCGAGAAAGAAGCGCCAATGCACGCTTCTAACGTCGCCATTTTCAACGGCGCAACCAACAAGGCTGACCGCGTTGGTTTCAAAGTTGAAGACGGCAAGAAAATTCGTGTCTTCAAGTCGACCCAAAAAGCGGTTGATGCTTGA
- the rplN gene encoding 50S ribosomal protein L14, with translation MIQTQSMLDVADNSGARRVMCIKVLGGSHRRYAGIGDIIKVTVKEAIPRGKVKKGQVMTAVVVRTRHGVRRADGSIIRFDGNAAVLLNNKQEPIGTRIFGPVTRELRTEKFMKIVSLAPEVL, from the coding sequence ATGATTCAGACTCAATCCATGCTCGATGTGGCCGATAACAGCGGCGCACGCCGCGTTATGTGCATCAAGGTGCTGGGTGGCTCCCATCGTCGTTACGCTGGTATCGGTGACATCATCAAAGTAACCGTCAAGGAAGCAATTCCTCGCGGCAAGGTGAAGAAAGGCCAGGTGATGACTGCAGTTGTAGTCCGCACTCGCCACGGTGTTCGTCGTGCAGACGGCTCCATCATCCGCTTCGATGGCAACGCTGCTGTTCTGTTGAACAACAAGCAAGAGCCGATCGGTACCCGTATCTTTGGGCCAGTGACCCGTGAACTTCGTACTGAGAAGTTCATGAAGATCGTCTCGCTCGCCCCAGAAGTGCTCTAA
- the rplV gene encoding 50S ribosomal protein L22, producing MEVAAKLSGARISAQKARLVADQIRGKKVGEALNLLAFSSKKAAEILKKVLESAVANAEHNEGADVDDLKVSTVFVNEGRSLKRIMPRAKGRADRIVKRSCHITVKVADK from the coding sequence ATGGAAGTAGCCGCTAAGTTGTCGGGCGCTCGAATCTCCGCCCAGAAAGCCCGCTTGGTCGCCGACCAGATCCGCGGGAAGAAGGTGGGCGAAGCGCTCAACCTGTTGGCTTTCAGCAGTAAGAAAGCCGCCGAGATCCTGAAGAAAGTGCTGGAGTCGGCTGTAGCCAACGCCGAGCATAACGAAGGCGCAGACGTTGATGACCTCAAGGTCTCCACCGTTTTCGTCAACGAAGGGCGTTCGCTGAAGCGCATCATGCCACGTGCTAAAGGCCGTGCTGATCGCATCGTCAAGCGGTCTTGCCATATCACTGTCAAGGTTGCTGACAAGTAA
- the rpmC gene encoding 50S ribosomal protein L29, whose amino-acid sequence MKANELREKSAQQLNEQLLGLLRDQFNLRMQKATGQLGQSHLLSQVKRDIARVKTVLNQQAGK is encoded by the coding sequence ATGAAAGCGAATGAACTTCGTGAAAAATCAGCACAGCAGCTGAACGAGCAACTGCTCGGCCTGCTGCGCGACCAGTTCAATCTGCGTATGCAGAAAGCAACTGGCCAGTTGGGGCAGTCTCATCTGCTCTCGCAAGTTAAGCGTGACATCGCTCGCGTGAAAACTGTGCTCAACCAGCAGGCAGGTAAGTAA
- the rpsG gene encoding 30S ribosomal protein S7, translating to MPRRRVAAKREVLDDPKYGSQILAKFMNHVMESGKKAVAERIVYGALEKVKERKNSDPLEIFEKALDAIAPLVEVKSRRVGGATYQVPVEVRPSRRNALAMRWLVDFARKRGEKSMALRLAGELLDAAEGKGAAVKKREDVHRMAEANKAFSHYRF from the coding sequence ATGCCAAGAAGACGCGTAGCAGCCAAGCGCGAAGTGCTTGACGATCCAAAATACGGCAGCCAGATTCTGGCCAAGTTCATGAACCACGTAATGGAAAGCGGCAAGAAAGCCGTTGCCGAGCGTATCGTTTATGGCGCGCTGGAAAAGGTTAAAGAACGTAAGAACAGCGACCCCCTGGAAATCTTCGAGAAAGCTCTCGACGCCATCGCTCCGCTGGTCGAAGTAAAGTCGCGCCGTGTAGGCGGTGCTACTTACCAGGTTCCTGTCGAAGTTCGTCCGTCCCGTCGTAATGCTCTGGCAATGCGTTGGCTGGTAGACTTCGCGCGCAAGCGCGGTGAGAAGTCAATGGCACTGCGTTTGGCTGGCGAACTGCTGGACGCCGCCGAAGGTAAAGGTGCTGCGGTCAAGAAGCGTGAAGACGTGCACCGTATGGCTGAGGCCAACAAGGCTTTCTCGCACTACCGCTTCTAA
- the rplE gene encoding 50S ribosomal protein L5 translates to MARLKEIYRKEIAPKLKEELKLSNVMEVPRVTKITLNMGLGEAIGDKKVIEHAVADLEKITGQKVVVTYARKSIAGFKVREGWPIGVKVTLRRDRMYEFLDRLLSISLPRVRDFRGLNAKSFDGRGNYSMGVKEQIIFPEIDYDKIDALRGLDITLTTTAKNDDEGRALLRAFKFPFRN, encoded by the coding sequence ATGGCACGACTAAAAGAGATTTACCGGAAGGAAATCGCTCCGAAACTTAAGGAAGAACTTAAGCTTTCGAACGTGATGGAAGTTCCGCGCGTTACCAAAATCACCCTGAACATGGGTCTGGGCGAAGCGATCGGCGACAAAAAAGTCATCGAGCACGCTGTTGCTGACCTGGAAAAGATCACCGGTCAAAAAGTCGTTGTGACTTACGCTCGGAAATCCATCGCTGGCTTTAAAGTCCGTGAAGGTTGGCCGATCGGCGTCAAAGTGACTCTGCGCCGCGATCGTATGTACGAATTCCTGGATCGTCTGCTGTCGATCTCCCTGCCTCGGGTTCGCGACTTCCGCGGCCTGAATGCCAAGTCCTTCGATGGTCGTGGTAACTACAGCATGGGCGTAAAAGAGCAGATCATCTTCCCGGAAATCGACTACGACAAGATCGATGCTCTCCGCGGTCTGGACATTACCCTGACCACCACTGCCAAGAACGATGATGAAGGTCGCGCATTGCTGCGTGCTTTCAAATTCCCGTTCCGCAACTGA
- the fusA gene encoding elongation factor G, with product MARTTPIGRYRNIGIVAHVDAGKTTTTERVLFYTGKSHKMGEVHDGAATTDWMVQEQERGITITSAAITAFWQGSEKQHKDQYRFNVIDTPGHVDFTIEVERSLRVLDGAVVVFCGTSGVEPQSETVWRQANKYGVPRIVYVNKMDRAGANFLRVIAQIKQRLGHTPVPIQLAIGAEDNFQGQIDLMSMEAVYWNDADKGMVPRREPIPAELQELADEWRSNMVEAAAEASEELMNKYLEGEELTNEEIKAALRQRTIAGEIVLAVCGSSFKNKGVPLVLDAVIDYLPAPIDIPAIKGSDPDNEEILMERHADDNEPFSALAFKIATDPFVGTLTFVRVYSGVLASGDGVINSVKGKKERVGRMVQMHANAREEIKEVRAGDIAALIGMKDVTTGETLCNADKPIILVRMDFPEPVISVAVEPKTKDDQEKMGIALGKLAQEDPSFRVKTDEETGQTIISGMGELHLDILVDRMRREFNVEANIGKPQVSYRERITKNCEIEGKFVRQSGGRGQFGHCWIRFAPADEGQEGLQFVNEVVGGVVPKEYIPAIQKGIEEQMKNGVVAGYPLIGLKATVFDGSYHDVDSNEMAFKVAASMATKQLAQKGGGELLEPIMAVEVVTPEDYMGDVMGDLNRRRGMILGMEDTVSGKVIRAEVPLGEMFGYATDVRSMSQGRASYSMEFKKYNTAPSHIVETVTKKQG from the coding sequence ATGGCTCGTACTACTCCGATTGGCCGCTACCGTAACATTGGTATCGTCGCTCACGTGGATGCTGGTAAAACCACCACCACCGAGCGCGTCCTTTTTTACACCGGCAAAAGCCACAAAATGGGCGAGGTGCATGACGGCGCCGCGACCACGGACTGGATGGTTCAGGAGCAGGAGCGTGGTATTACCATTACTTCTGCTGCTATTACTGCCTTCTGGCAGGGTTCCGAGAAGCAACACAAAGATCAATACCGTTTCAACGTTATTGACACCCCGGGCCACGTTGACTTCACCATTGAAGTTGAGCGTTCCCTGCGTGTACTCGACGGCGCGGTCGTTGTGTTCTGTGGTACTTCTGGCGTAGAGCCGCAGTCCGAAACCGTATGGCGTCAAGCCAACAAGTACGGTGTTCCGCGTATCGTTTACGTGAACAAGATGGACCGTGCTGGTGCGAACTTTCTGCGCGTAATCGCTCAGATCAAGCAGCGTCTGGGTCACACCCCGGTGCCGATCCAGCTGGCCATTGGTGCCGAAGACAACTTCCAGGGTCAGATCGATCTGATGTCCATGGAAGCTGTTTACTGGAACGATGCCGACAAGGGTATGGTTCCACGTCGTGAGCCTATACCTGCTGAGCTGCAGGAACTGGCTGACGAGTGGCGCAGCAACATGGTCGAGGCTGCGGCCGAAGCCAGCGAAGAGCTGATGAACAAGTACCTTGAGGGTGAAGAACTCACCAACGAGGAAATCAAGGCTGCTCTGCGTCAGCGTACTATCGCTGGTGAGATCGTTCTTGCTGTTTGCGGTTCTTCCTTCAAGAACAAGGGTGTTCCCCTGGTTCTCGACGCCGTGATCGACTACCTGCCGGCTCCAATCGATATTCCAGCTATCAAGGGTTCCGATCCTGATAACGAAGAAATCCTGATGGAGCGTCATGCAGACGACAACGAGCCGTTCTCGGCTCTGGCGTTCAAGATCGCTACCGACCCATTCGTGGGTACCTTGACTTTCGTCCGCGTTTACTCGGGCGTGTTGGCATCCGGCGACGGCGTGATCAACTCGGTCAAGGGCAAGAAAGAGCGTGTGGGTCGTATGGTGCAGATGCACGCAAACGCCCGCGAAGAGATCAAGGAAGTGCGCGCTGGTGACATCGCGGCCTTGATCGGCATGAAGGACGTCACCACTGGTGAGACCTTGTGCAACGCTGACAAGCCAATCATCCTGGTTCGTATGGACTTCCCGGAGCCGGTTATTTCGGTTGCCGTTGAGCCTAAAACCAAGGATGACCAGGAAAAAATGGGTATCGCACTGGGCAAACTTGCTCAGGAAGACCCGTCTTTCCGCGTCAAGACTGATGAAGAGACTGGTCAAACGATCATCTCTGGCATGGGCGAGCTGCACCTGGACATCCTGGTTGACCGGATGCGCCGTGAGTTCAACGTCGAAGCCAACATCGGCAAGCCTCAGGTTTCCTATCGTGAGCGCATCACGAAGAACTGTGAAATCGAAGGCAAGTTCGTTCGTCAATCCGGCGGTCGTGGCCAGTTCGGTCACTGCTGGATCCGTTTTGCACCTGCTGACGAAGGTCAGGAAGGTCTGCAATTCGTAAACGAAGTGGTAGGTGGTGTTGTTCCCAAGGAATACATCCCGGCTATCCAGAAGGGTATCGAAGAGCAGATGAAGAACGGCGTTGTTGCCGGTTATCCGCTGATCGGCCTGAAGGCTACCGTGTTTGATGGTTCCTACCATGACGTCGACTCGAACGAGATGGCGTTTAAGGTGGCTGCTTCCATGGCGACCAAGCAACTGGCCCAGAAGGGCGGTGGTGAGCTGCTTGAGCCGATCATGGCGGTAGAGGTTGTTACGCCTGAAGACTATATGGGTGACGTGATGGGCGACCTTAACCGCCGTCGCGGCATGATTCTGGGTATGGAAGATACGGTTTCCGGCAAAGTAATTCGTGCCGAGGTTCCGTTGGGTGAGATGTTCGGTTATGCGACCGACGTTCGCTCCATGTCTCAGGGTCGCGCAAGCTACTCTATGGAATTCAAAAAATACAATACAGCTCCGTCGCACATCGTCGAAACTGTAACCAAAAAACAAGGCTGA
- the rpsQ gene encoding 30S ribosomal protein S17, giving the protein MAEAEKTVRTLTGRVVSDKMDKTITVLIERRVKHPIYGKYVKRSTKLHAHDETNQCHIGDKVTIRETRPVAKTKSWALVDILERAVEV; this is encoded by the coding sequence ATGGCTGAAGCCGAAAAAACTGTCCGTACGCTGACTGGCCGTGTTGTCAGCGACAAGATGGACAAGACCATCACCGTTCTGATCGAGCGTCGCGTAAAGCACCCGATCTACGGTAAATACGTTAAGCGTTCGACTAAGCTGCACGCACACGACGAAACCAATCAATGCCATATCGGCGACAAGGTCACTATTCGTGAAACTCGTCCGGTAGCCAAGACCAAGTCTTGGGCGTTGGTTGATATCCTCGAACGCGCTGTGGAAGTCTAA
- the rplW gene encoding 50S ribosomal protein L23, with translation MNQERVFKVLLGPHVSEKATVLADKKGQFVFKVATDATKLEIKKAVESLFSVKVERVTTLNVLGKSKRTARGLGKRNDWKKAVISLQPGQDLDFSSSAE, from the coding sequence ATGAACCAGGAACGCGTATTTAAAGTTCTGCTTGGCCCGCACGTTTCCGAGAAGGCTACGGTTCTTGCAGACAAAAAAGGTCAGTTCGTTTTCAAGGTTGCTACTGACGCAACCAAGCTGGAAATCAAGAAGGCCGTCGAAAGCCTGTTCAGCGTGAAAGTAGAGCGTGTTACTACCCTGAATGTTCTGGGTAAGAGCAAGCGCACTGCTCGCGGTCTGGGCAAGCGTAATGACTGGAAGAAGGCAGTTATCTCCCTTCAGCCAGGCCAAGATCTCGATTTCAGCAGCAGTGCTGAGTAA
- the rplP gene encoding 50S ribosomal protein L16, protein MLQPKRTKFRKQMTGHNRGLALRGSKVSFGEFALKSVARGRLTARQIESARRALTRHVKRGGKIWIRVFPDKPVTKKPLEVRMGKGKGNVEYWVAQIQPGKVLYEIEGVTEELAREAFALAAAKLPLATSFVKRTVM, encoded by the coding sequence ATGTTGCAACCAAAGCGTACGAAGTTCCGCAAGCAGATGACCGGCCACAACCGTGGTCTGGCACTGCGCGGTAGCAAAGTCAGCTTCGGCGAGTTCGCGCTGAAGTCTGTTGCTCGTGGTCGTCTCACCGCTCGTCAGATCGAGTCAGCGCGTCGTGCTCTGACCCGTCACGTTAAACGTGGCGGCAAGATCTGGATCCGTGTGTTCCCGGACAAGCCTGTAACCAAAAAGCCACTCGAAGTTCGGATGGGTAAAGGTAAGGGTAACGTGGAGTACTGGGTTGCCCAGATTCAGCCAGGCAAAGTCCTGTATGAAATCGAGGGTGTTACTGAAGAGCTGGCGCGTGAGGCTTTCGCCCTGGCTGCTGCAAAGCTGCCGCTCGCCACCTCCTTTGTTAAGCGGACGGTGATGTGA
- the rpsS gene encoding 30S ribosomal protein S19 has translation MPRSLKKGPFIDLHLLKKIEVAAEKNDRKPVKTWSRRSMILPQMVGLTIAVHNGRQHVPVLVNEDMVGHKLGEFAGTRTYRGHVADKKAKR, from the coding sequence GTGCCACGTTCTCTGAAAAAAGGTCCTTTTATTGATCTTCACCTACTGAAGAAGATCGAAGTGGCGGCGGAAAAGAACGATCGCAAACCAGTTAAGACCTGGTCGCGTCGTTCGATGATCCTGCCACAAATGGTCGGTTTGACCATTGCAGTGCATAACGGTCGCCAGCATGTTCCAGTTCTCGTGAACGAAGACATGGTCGGCCATAAACTAGGCGAGTTTGCCGGTACCCGCACATATCGTGGGCACGTGGCAGACAAGAAAGCCAAGCGTTAA
- the rplC gene encoding 50S ribosomal protein L3: MTIGVVGRKCGMTRIFTEEGVSIPVTVIEIEPNRVTQFKTEETDGYRAVQVTVGERRASRVTAAQAGHFAKANVAAGRTVMEFRLEEGDYQAGDQINAEIFAAGQLVDVTGQSKGKGFQGTIKRWNFRGQDNTHGNSVSHRVPGSIGQCQTPGRVFKGKKMSGHMGAERVTVQSLEVVRVDAERNLLLVKGAVPGATGGNLVVRPAAKARG, from the coding sequence ATGACTATTGGTGTAGTCGGTCGTAAATGCGGTATGACCCGTATTTTCACCGAAGAAGGTGTCTCCATTCCGGTCACGGTCATTGAGATCGAGCCGAATCGCGTCACTCAGTTCAAAACCGAAGAAACCGATGGCTATCGTGCAGTGCAAGTCACTGTCGGCGAGCGTCGCGCTTCGCGTGTCACAGCCGCTCAGGCTGGCCACTTCGCTAAGGCGAACGTTGCCGCCGGTCGTACCGTCATGGAATTCCGTCTTGAAGAAGGCGACTACCAGGCTGGCGATCAGATCAACGCTGAAATCTTCGCCGCTGGTCAACTGGTTGATGTAACCGGTCAGTCCAAGGGTAAAGGCTTCCAGGGTACGATCAAGCGTTGGAATTTCCGTGGTCAAGACAATACCCACGGTAACTCCGTCTCCCACCGCGTCCCAGGCTCTATCGGCCAGTGCCAGACTCCTGGTCGTGTATTCAAGGGCAAAAAAATGTCCGGTCATATGGGCGCTGAGCGCGTGACCGTGCAGTCCCTGGAAGTAGTGCGCGTGGACGCTGAACGCAATCTGTTGTTGGTCAAGGGTGCTGTTCCTGGCGCTACTGGCGGCAACCTGGTTGTACGTCCGGCAGCCAAGGCTCGCGGTTAA